The proteins below come from a single Deinococcus sp. Leaf326 genomic window:
- a CDS encoding class I SAM-dependent methyltransferase — translation MLWRAQSLTLLSGQPFGLERERALFLGECRPSAGERWLDAGTSAGFYAGVLAAQGCAVLAADLSPAMLREGQRRETSALIDWAMLNLEDSGLPDASFDGVTVGATLNETHDPARFLGELARVLRPGGQLWLMYLARTGGPGQTLLGALGGLSFFDPAWTARQVPGLRRRMACRSGSVQFEHFLKEAGRPGDV, via the coding sequence ATGCTGTGGCGCGCGCAGTCGCTGACCCTGCTGAGCGGCCAGCCTTTTGGTTTGGAGCGCGAGCGGGCGCTCTTTCTCGGAGAATGCCGTCCCAGTGCTGGAGAACGTTGGCTGGACGCGGGCACGAGCGCCGGGTTCTACGCCGGGGTACTGGCCGCTCAGGGTTGCGCCGTGCTGGCCGCCGACCTGAGCCCCGCGATGCTGCGCGAGGGCCAACGCCGGGAGACTTCGGCGCTGATCGACTGGGCCATGCTCAATCTCGAGGACAGCGGCCTGCCGGACGCCAGTTTCGACGGTGTGACCGTCGGCGCCACCCTGAACGAGACCCACGATCCGGCCCGTTTCCTGGGCGAGCTCGCCCGGGTGCTGCGGCCCGGCGGCCAGTTGTGGCTCATGTACTTGGCGCGCACGGGTGGCCCCGGTCAGACCCTGCTCGGGGCCCTCGGCGGTCTGAGCTTTTTCGATCCGGCCTGGACGGCGCGGCAGGTGCCCGGGCTGCGCCGGCGTATGGCCTGCCGGAGCGGTAGCGTGCAATTTGAACATTTTCTTAAGGAAGCCGGGCGACCGGGCGATGTGTAA
- a CDS encoding phage holin family protein, with the protein MEEKKSMGGALIDVFDAALVLVKSELSGLLKKLTAVIKAKGLGVVLMLGAVGPLLLGLVFLILFVFYGLMRLGLGAWAAALLIALFSFALTAALIVLGLKKLSADDDLGQPKRKEGPMTEDERLEAQYQADKRAEKARADHEKKGAAVGTPAGSVPLASVTLGKGREPEPVGVPGHVSTTGTSGRDPSSQYTDQATGGVRPNPEIPRDAINYAAGESRVLNGEDGAATVRVEGGTVTVPVYETDEDGKPQMYSTGINDKLEGSTLPAGPAPSHGGGHGHKKHDPNIQEPVVLKDAPGIPVSTAPTYREDMKEAEVGASDTGTVRVDTVKLGKEDRRD; encoded by the coding sequence ATGGAAGAAAAGAAGAGTATGGGCGGCGCATTGATCGACGTGTTCGACGCGGCCCTGGTGCTGGTCAAGTCGGAACTAAGCGGGCTGTTGAAAAAACTCACGGCCGTCATCAAGGCCAAGGGTCTGGGCGTCGTTCTCATGCTGGGCGCGGTCGGGCCCCTGCTCTTGGGCCTCGTCTTCCTCATCTTGTTCGTGTTCTACGGCCTGATGCGTCTGGGTCTGGGGGCCTGGGCCGCCGCGCTGCTCATCGCGCTCTTCAGCTTTGCGCTGACGGCCGCCCTGATCGTTCTGGGCCTGAAGAAACTGTCGGCCGACGACGACCTGGGCCAGCCCAAGCGCAAGGAGGGGCCCATGACCGAGGACGAGCGTCTCGAAGCCCAGTACCAGGCCGACAAGCGGGCCGAGAAGGCCCGGGCCGACCACGAGAAGAAGGGCGCGGCTGTGGGCACTCCGGCGGGCAGTGTGCCGCTGGCGTCGGTCACCCTGGGCAAGGGCCGCGAGCCCGAGCCGGTCGGTGTGCCCGGCCACGTCTCGACCACCGGCACCTCGGGACGGGACCCCAGCAGCCAGTACACCGACCAGGCCACGGGCGGCGTGCGTCCCAACCCCGAGATTCCCCGCGACGCCATCAACTACGCGGCGGGCGAGAGCCGGGTGCTCAACGGAGAGGACGGCGCGGCGACCGTGCGCGTCGAGGGCGGCACCGTGACCGTGCCGGTCTACGAAACCGACGAGGACGGCAAGCCCCAGATGTACAGCACCGGTATCAACGACAAGCTCGAAGGCAGCACGCTGCCCGCGGGCCCGGCCCCCAGCCACGGCGGCGGACACGGCCACAAGAAGCACGATCCCAACATTCAGGAACCCGTGGTGCTCAAAGACGCGCCCGGTATTCCCGTCAGCACGGCGCCGACCTACCGCGAGGACATGAAGGAAGCCGAAGTCGGCGCGTCCGACACCGGAACCGTTCGGGTCGACACCGTGAAACTCGGTAAGGAGGACCGCCGTGACTGA
- a CDS encoding Fur family transcriptional regulator — protein sequence MTATAQRSTRQRDVISRVLDTAEGPLGVAEVLGRAQGDLPGLGIATVYRTLKLLTDQGRIHPVTLDGETLYEASGRGHHHHFSCTACGKVFTLHTCPVALPRGTVYPGGFIVEAHEVTLYGRCPQCAASQS from the coding sequence ATGACCGCCACCGCCCAGCGCAGCACCCGCCAGCGAGACGTGATTTCCCGCGTCCTCGACACGGCCGAGGGGCCGCTGGGCGTCGCGGAGGTTCTCGGGCGTGCCCAGGGTGACCTGCCGGGACTCGGCATCGCCACGGTGTACCGCACCCTCAAACTGCTGACCGACCAGGGCCGCATCCATCCCGTGACCCTCGACGGCGAGACGCTGTACGAGGCCTCGGGCCGGGGGCACCACCACCACTTTTCCTGCACGGCCTGCGGCAAGGTGTTCACGCTGCATACCTGCCCGGTCGCCCTGCCGCGCGGCACGGTGTATCCCGGTGGGTTCATCGTCGAGGCGCACGAGGTCACGCTCTACGGCCGCTGCCCGCAGTGCGCCGCGTCCCAGAGCTGA
- a CDS encoding alpha-amylase family protein produces MLNPDLSARLRTAFDDDRDADTFSLRLERHGDDLESSLRAVYGEQTPALVERLLEIMLHAFHARPADLKRLDEARLLRPDWLQSPDMVGYVAYADRFAGTLRGVGEHLDYLSDLGVRYLHLMPLLRPREGENDGGYAVADYRSVRSDLGTVDDLSALAQGLRGRGISLVLDLVLNHVAYEHDWAARARAGEAKYRDYFHIFPDRTLPGAYEHTLPEVFPDFAPGNFTFDPSLGRVLDSPAPAEAPKPKKGSRKKAAPAEAAPPAPQTDGSGGWVWTTFNTYQWDLNWSNPEVFAEFVDIILYLANRGVEVFRLDAIAFIWKRLGTDCQNQPEVHQLTRALRAAARIVAPAVAFKAEAIVAPHDLIHYLGTRDHHGKVSDMAYHNSLMVQLWSTLASRDTRLMQEALRAFPPKPTNTTWGMYVRCHDDIGWAISDADAARVGVSGQGHRHFLSDFYSGMFPGTFARGLVFQYNPATGDRRISGTAASLAGLEQALESGDERLTELAVRRLLLLHAVTLGFGGVPLLYMGDELALLNDYAFADLPEHAPDNRWVHRPRMDWALAAAVQTQAGTPAGRVNAGLRALIRARAATPHLHASIESRPVPSPDPRILMLRRDHPLGVMLQVYNFSEERVTLPAYVLREHLGSVATDELGDHTFELGRPSVSLGAYRALWLVGEQN; encoded by the coding sequence ATGCTCAATCCAGACCTCTCGGCCCGGCTGCGGACTGCTTTCGACGACGACCGCGACGCCGACACCTTTTCGCTGCGCCTGGAGCGCCACGGCGACGACCTGGAGAGCAGCCTGCGGGCCGTCTACGGCGAGCAGACTCCGGCTCTGGTCGAGCGGCTTCTCGAGATCATGCTGCACGCCTTCCACGCCCGCCCCGCCGACCTGAAACGGCTCGACGAGGCCCGGCTCCTGCGTCCCGACTGGCTCCAGTCGCCCGACATGGTGGGCTACGTGGCCTACGCCGACCGCTTTGCGGGCACGCTGCGCGGGGTGGGCGAGCATCTGGACTACCTGTCGGACCTGGGTGTGCGGTACCTCCACCTCATGCCGCTGCTCAGGCCCCGCGAGGGGGAGAACGACGGCGGCTACGCGGTGGCCGACTACCGCTCCGTTCGCTCCGACCTGGGCACGGTGGACGACCTCTCGGCGCTGGCTCAGGGGCTGCGCGGCCGGGGCATCAGCCTGGTGCTCGACCTCGTGCTCAACCACGTCGCCTACGAGCACGACTGGGCGGCGCGCGCGCGTGCGGGCGAGGCGAAATACCGCGACTACTTCCACATCTTTCCCGACCGCACGCTGCCCGGCGCCTACGAGCACACGTTGCCCGAAGTATTCCCGGATTTCGCGCCGGGCAACTTCACCTTTGATCCCTCGTTGGGGCGAGTGCTGGACAGTCCCGCGCCCGCCGAGGCCCCCAAACCGAAGAAGGGGAGCCGCAAGAAGGCCGCCCCCGCAGAGGCGGCGCCGCCCGCCCCCCAGACCGACGGTTCGGGCGGCTGGGTCTGGACGACTTTCAATACCTACCAGTGGGACCTGAACTGGAGCAACCCCGAGGTGTTCGCGGAGTTTGTCGACATCATCTTGTACCTCGCCAACCGGGGCGTGGAGGTGTTCCGGCTCGACGCCATCGCCTTCATCTGGAAACGGCTGGGCACCGACTGCCAGAACCAGCCCGAGGTGCACCAGCTCACGCGGGCGCTGCGGGCGGCGGCGCGCATCGTGGCGCCGGCGGTGGCCTTCAAGGCCGAGGCCATCGTGGCGCCGCACGACCTGATCCACTATCTGGGCACGCGCGACCACCACGGCAAGGTGAGCGACATGGCCTACCACAACAGCCTGATGGTGCAGCTGTGGAGCACGCTCGCCTCGCGCGACACCCGGCTCATGCAAGAAGCGCTGCGGGCCTTTCCGCCCAAGCCCACGAACACCACCTGGGGCATGTACGTGCGCTGTCACGACGACATCGGCTGGGCCATCAGCGACGCCGACGCCGCGCGGGTGGGCGTCTCGGGGCAGGGACACCGTCACTTCCTCTCGGACTTCTACAGCGGCATGTTTCCGGGAACCTTCGCGCGGGGTCTGGTCTTCCAGTACAACCCGGCGACCGGCGACCGGCGCATCAGCGGGACGGCCGCCAGTCTCGCGGGTCTCGAACAGGCGCTGGAGAGCGGTGACGAACGCCTGACCGAACTCGCCGTGCGCCGGCTGCTGCTGCTGCACGCCGTCACCCTGGGTTTCGGCGGCGTGCCGCTGCTGTATATGGGCGACGAACTGGCGCTCCTCAACGACTACGCCTTCGCCGACCTGCCCGAGCACGCGCCTGACAACCGCTGGGTGCACCGCCCGCGCATGGACTGGGCGCTGGCCGCGGCGGTCCAGACCCAGGCCGGCACCCCGGCCGGGCGCGTGAACGCCGGCCTGCGCGCCCTGATCCGCGCGCGCGCCGCCACGCCGCACCTGCACGCCAGCATCGAGAGCCGCCCGGTGCCCAGCCCCGATCCCCGGATCCTGATGCTGCGCCGCGACCACCCGCTCGGCGTGATGCTCCAGGTCTACAACTTCAGCGAGGAGCGCGTGACGCTGCCGGCCTACGTGCTGCGCGAACATCTGGGGTCGGTGGCCACCGACGAGCTCGGCGACCACACCTTCGAGCTGGGCCGCCCCAGCGTGTCGCTCGGGGCCTACCGCGCGCTGTGGCTGGTGGGCGAACAGAACTAG
- a CDS encoding GNAT family N-acetyltransferase — translation MNTLPNTAADRFVVTPATAETLDDLYVLHPDREDASRGVERLRGRIATGQVQFGQVLILRGPRGVEGTLLLAGNPAVPLFPRLRPGSPAAAITALLGAARAQVSLDRRLILDCTLAPLGAAPALAAGWRHTETHVLYETDLRAYVSVPDPAAREASVNDPAVRALLADLGRADWVPEEDEEFVALFGQGDRPCALGTVRPGHTPDLGMIDLIGVRPGLSGQGYGTRLHAHLLGRVAKRFGRHVGATGADNLAMRRILARHGALDTSVQEVYLPLALHAPDRV, via the coding sequence TTGAATACGCTCCCGAATACAGCGGCCGACCGTTTCGTCGTCACGCCCGCCACCGCCGAGACCCTGGACGACCTGTACGTCCTGCACCCCGACCGCGAGGACGCGTCCCGGGGCGTGGAACGCCTGCGTGGCCGGATCGCGACCGGGCAGGTCCAGTTCGGTCAGGTGCTCATCCTGCGTGGCCCGCGCGGCGTCGAGGGCACCCTGCTGCTGGCCGGCAACCCCGCCGTGCCGCTCTTTCCCCGTCTGCGGCCCGGCTCCCCTGCGGCGGCCATCACGGCGCTGCTGGGGGCAGCGCGTGCCCAGGTGTCGCTGGACCGCCGACTGATTCTCGACTGCACCCTCGCCCCGCTCGGCGCCGCTCCGGCCCTGGCCGCCGGATGGCGCCACACCGAAACCCACGTGCTGTACGAGACCGACCTGCGCGCCTACGTCTCGGTGCCCGACCCTGCGGCGCGGGAGGCCAGCGTCAACGACCCCGCCGTGCGCGCCCTGTTGGCCGATCTGGGCCGCGCCGACTGGGTGCCGGAGGAGGACGAGGAGTTCGTGGCCCTGTTCGGGCAAGGCGACCGGCCGTGCGCCCTGGGAACGGTGCGGCCGGGCCACACGCCCGACCTGGGCATGATTGACCTGATTGGTGTGCGGCCCGGCCTGAGCGGTCAGGGGTACGGCACCCGGCTGCACGCGCATCTGCTCGGGCGGGTGGCAAAGCGCTTCGGGCGGCACGTTGGGGCCACTGGCGCGGACAATCTGGCCATGCGGCGGATCCTCGCTCGGCACGGCGCGCTCGACACGTCCGTACAGGAGGTCTACCTTCCCCTTGCTCTGCACGCTCCGGACCGCGTATAG
- the rpmI gene encoding 50S ribosomal protein L35: MPKMKTLKAAKRRVKITATGKVMAFKSGKRHQNTGKSGDEIRGKGKGFVLAKPEWKRMKLMLGGR; encoded by the coding sequence ATGCCCAAGATGAAGACACTGAAGGCGGCCAAGCGGCGCGTGAAGATCACGGCGACCGGCAAGGTCATGGCGTTCAAGAGTGGCAAGCGCCACCAGAACACCGGCAAGAGCGGCGACGAGATTCGCGGCAAGGGCAAGGGCTTCGTCCTCGCCAAGCCCGAGTGGAAGCGCATGAAACTAATGCTGGGTGGTAGATAA
- the rplT gene encoding 50S ribosomal protein L20: MPRVKTGIVRRRRHKKVLKRAKGFWGSRSKQYRNAFQTLLNAATYEYRDRRNKKRDFRRLWIQRINAGARLHGMNYSTFMGGLKLAGVDLNRKVLADLAAREPEAFKALVAASQAAKQG; this comes from the coding sequence ATGCCTCGCGTCAAGACCGGCATCGTCCGCCGCCGCCGCCACAAGAAGGTCCTGAAGCGCGCCAAGGGCTTCTGGGGCAGCCGCTCCAAGCAGTACCGCAACGCCTTCCAGACGCTGCTGAACGCCGCGACCTACGAGTACCGCGATCGCCGTAACAAGAAGCGCGACTTCCGCCGTCTGTGGATTCAGCGTATCAACGCGGGCGCCCGCCTTCACGGCATGAACTACTCGACCTTCATGGGCGGCCTCAAGCTCGCCGGTGTGGACCTCAACCGCAAGGTGCTGGCCGATCTCGCCGCGCGTGAGCCCGAAGCCTTCAAGGCCCTCGTGGCCGCTTCGCAGGCCGCCAAGCAGGGCTGA
- a CDS encoding pyroglutamyl-peptidase I, with protein MPTLLLTGFEPFHTHPDNPSARAAQALDGLELPGDWRVHAALLPVEPHAAAGLLLPLLDRLRPDAALLTGLAAGRPQVTLERVAVNVMDFDIPDNAGRTYQDAPAHAHAQAPAAVLSTLPLRAILAAWHSAGVPGHISNTAGLYVCNFVMYRALHHLQETGRAGVPCGFLHVPANAAVALAAPQGRPPMPYLPQDEITRAVRLAAETVTRTLA; from the coding sequence ATGCCCACGCTGCTGCTCACCGGCTTCGAGCCGTTTCATACGCACCCCGACAATCCCAGTGCCCGCGCGGCCCAGGCGCTCGACGGGCTGGAGCTGCCCGGCGACTGGCGGGTCCACGCGGCGCTGCTGCCGGTCGAGCCGCACGCGGCGGCAGGGTTGCTGCTGCCGCTGCTCGACCGTCTGCGCCCGGACGCCGCACTGCTCACCGGTCTCGCGGCGGGGCGGCCCCAGGTGACGCTGGAGCGGGTCGCCGTGAACGTCATGGATTTCGACATTCCCGACAACGCCGGGCGCACCTACCAGGACGCGCCGGCCCACGCACATGCCCAGGCTCCGGCGGCCGTACTGAGCACCCTGCCCCTGCGGGCGATCCTGGCAGCTTGGCATTCGGCGGGGGTGCCCGGCCACATCAGCAATACGGCCGGGCTGTACGTGTGCAACTTCGTGATGTACCGAGCCCTGCACCACCTCCAGGAGACGGGCCGGGCCGGGGTACCGTGCGGCTTCCTGCATGTACCGGCGAACGCGGCGGTCGCCCTGGCCGCGCCGCAGGGGCGCCCACCCATGCCTTATCTGCCTCAGGACGAAATCACGCGGGCGGTCCGCCTCGCCGCCGAGACGGTCACGCGGACCCTGGCCTAG
- a CDS encoding putative quinol monooxygenase, translating to MTAEARTPVNVLAILTPQAMHVADVEALLGRMAVASRQEAGCRRYDILREEHEDGPRFHIQERYDDAAAVTAHGATDHYAAFRAQVGPWLVAPPEVVRLSDVNVDAQD from the coding sequence ATGACCGCCGAAGCCCGGACCCCCGTGAACGTTCTCGCCATCCTGACGCCCCAGGCCATGCACGTGGCGGACGTCGAGGCCCTGCTCGGCCGCATGGCCGTGGCCAGCCGCCAGGAAGCCGGTTGCCGGCGCTACGACATCTTGCGCGAGGAGCACGAGGACGGCCCCCGCTTCCACATTCAGGAGCGCTACGACGATGCGGCGGCCGTCACGGCCCACGGCGCGACCGACCACTACGCCGCCTTCCGCGCCCAGGTCGGTCCCTGGCTGGTGGCCCCGCCCGAGGTCGTGCGCCTCTCGGACGTGAACGTGGACGCGCAGGACTGA
- a CDS encoding DNA-formamidopyrimidine glycosylase translates to MPELPEVETTRRKIEPLLRGQIITAVTHEPSRRYQDTQAAVGKRVKALTRRGKYLMLQLAAADAADDGPHDLELIVHLGMTGGFRLEPGKHTRVTLETGAGTLHFDDPRRFGKMVVVRPGEYAGMPTLAGMGPEPLSGDFREEDFVARAATAGAVKPWLLSQKPVSGVGNIYADEALWHARIHPAQTALNADEASRLYRAVREVMAQAVEAGGSSLGNGEGNYRQHDGEKGGFQGRHQAYGRAGQPCARCGTPIAKVVLGQRGTHFCPQCQVVR, encoded by the coding sequence ATGCCGGAACTGCCGGAAGTCGAGACCACCCGCCGCAAGATCGAGCCGCTGCTGCGGGGTCAGATCATCACCGCCGTCACGCACGAACCGTCGCGCCGCTACCAGGACACCCAGGCGGCGGTGGGCAAGCGCGTGAAGGCGCTGACCCGCCGGGGCAAGTACCTGATGCTCCAGCTCGCCGCCGCCGACGCGGCCGACGACGGCCCCCATGACCTCGAACTCATCGTGCACCTGGGCATGACGGGTGGTTTCCGGCTCGAACCGGGCAAGCACACCCGCGTGACGCTGGAGACCGGGGCGGGCACGCTGCATTTCGACGATCCCCGGCGCTTCGGCAAGATGGTGGTCGTGCGGCCGGGCGAGTACGCGGGGATGCCGACCCTGGCGGGCATGGGCCCCGAGCCGCTCTCCGGGGATTTCCGCGAAGAGGACTTCGTGGCGCGCGCAGCCACGGCGGGGGCCGTCAAGCCCTGGCTGCTGTCGCAGAAGCCAGTGAGCGGTGTGGGCAACATCTACGCCGACGAGGCGCTGTGGCACGCCCGCATCCACCCGGCCCAGACCGCGCTGAATGCGGACGAGGCCTCGCGGCTGTACCGGGCGGTACGCGAGGTGATGGCCCAGGCGGTCGAGGCGGGCGGCAGTTCGCTGGGCAACGGCGAGGGCAACTACCGCCAGCACGACGGCGAAAAGGGCGGTTTTCAGGGCCGGCATCAGGCGTATGGCCGGGCCGGCCAGCCCTGCGCCCGCTGCGGCACCCCCATTGCCAAGGTGGTGCTCGGGCAGCGCGGCACGCATTTTTGCCCGCAGTGTCAGGTGGTGCGCTAG
- a CDS encoding GNAT family N-acetyltransferase, translating into MNVRLYHPDDEAACLALFGSNTPRFFAEAERPDYAAFLADLVGPSPADPYLVMEEKGQVVACGGVYVRPGGQEAGLTWGMVERSRHRRGYGRALWEARLAWLRRHAPEVRTVVLDTTQHSAPFFARLGFGTVRIQPDFYGPGLDRHDMRLSLPA; encoded by the coding sequence GTGAACGTTCGCCTCTACCACCCCGACGACGAAGCCGCCTGTCTGGCCCTCTTCGGCAGCAACACGCCCCGGTTCTTCGCGGAGGCTGAGCGCCCGGACTACGCCGCCTTTCTGGCGGACTTGGTGGGCCCGTCTCCGGCTGACCCGTACCTCGTGATGGAGGAGAAGGGGCAGGTCGTGGCCTGCGGAGGCGTGTACGTGCGGCCCGGCGGGCAGGAGGCGGGGCTGACCTGGGGCATGGTCGAGCGGTCGCGCCACCGCCGGGGCTACGGCCGCGCGCTGTGGGAGGCGCGCCTGGCCTGGCTGCGCCGACACGCCCCGGAGGTCCGGACGGTCGTGCTGGACACCACGCAGCACAGCGCGCCGTTCTTCGCGCGGCTGGGCTTCGGGACGGTCCGTATCCAGCCCGACTTCTACGGGCCGGGTCTGGACCGTCACGACATGCGGCTGAGCCTGCCGGCCTGA
- the pdxH gene encoding pyridoxamine 5'-phosphate oxidase, whose product MTDLTSLRLSYDRAELRRADLNADPLAQFQGWLQEAIGAGLPEPYALSLATADASGRPSVRTVLLRGAGEDGLTFYSNFGSHKGRDLAANPQAEALFFWPQHERQVRAWGRVTRVPDAEATAYFHKRPRESQLAAHASDPQSAPIGDRAELEAKFAALHARFPDGTEVTRPEFWGGYRLAVQEWEFWQGRHNRMHDRFRYARAGEGESWTVQRLMP is encoded by the coding sequence ATGACCGACCTCACGTCCCTGCGGCTGTCCTACGACCGCGCCGAGCTGCGCCGCGCCGACCTGAACGCCGATCCCCTCGCGCAGTTTCAGGGCTGGTTGCAGGAGGCCATCGGCGCGGGGTTGCCCGAACCCTATGCCCTGTCGCTGGCGACCGCCGACGCCTCGGGCCGCCCCAGCGTGCGTACGGTGCTGCTGCGCGGGGCCGGCGAGGACGGCCTGACCTTCTACAGCAACTTCGGCTCGCACAAGGGCCGCGACCTCGCCGCCAACCCGCAGGCCGAGGCACTGTTCTTCTGGCCCCAGCACGAGCGGCAGGTGCGCGCCTGGGGCCGCGTGACGCGTGTGCCGGACGCCGAGGCCACCGCGTATTTCCACAAGCGCCCGCGCGAGAGCCAGCTCGCCGCGCACGCCAGCGACCCGCAGAGCGCGCCTATTGGGGACCGTGCCGAACTGGAGGCCAAATTCGCTGCCCTGCACGCCCGCTTTCCCGATGGCACCGAGGTGACCCGGCCCGAATTCTGGGGTGGGTACCGCCTCGCGGTGCAGGAATGGGAGTTCTGGCAGGGCCGGCACAACCGCATGCACGACCGCTTCCGCTACGCGCGGGCCGGGGAAGGGGAGAGCTGGACGGTTCAGCGCCTGATGCCCTAG
- a CDS encoding flotillin family protein, with product MLTPTLVTAGLILLGIVLVLVLIQNFLIVVPPNKVLVVSGRSRKTEEGDTVGYRVIRGGRAFRIPILEKVSWMDLTTIPLDLTVENAFSRGGIPLRIHAVANVKINAEDPQLGNAIERFLDVPREAVTNIVRDTLEGNLRGVIATLTPEEINQDRLRFAESLIDEAEHDMHNLGIKLDTLKIQNVSDVAGYLESLGRRQTAEVLKEARIAEAERNAEATQSEAQALQRSQVAQAIAQQAILEEQNKLEVRKTELSAVQLSRQNEAAVESELAKVRATQSFEQEQAALEATLRQRRAEAQRQARIIEAQQNAEAAEVEAQARQRATIAQTTAQQAILERENELRIRRAELEAVAAARENEAKVNAERARVVAEQELEQERVVLNQKRLEADVVAPARARREAELLAAQAAAAPIVEEGRAKAQAVALMVEAFRQAGPEGERAYVLNMLPGIVEQFAASVQGMQIDKLTVIDSGDGRATRSAVQTLPTNIIGMVEQVETATGVNLLSLLRGAGTVPATANGAGPHAPEAKPSA from the coding sequence ATGTTGACCCCCACCCTCGTCACTGCTGGACTGATTCTGCTCGGGATCGTTCTGGTGCTCGTCCTCATCCAGAACTTTCTCATCGTGGTGCCGCCGAACAAGGTGCTCGTCGTTTCGGGGCGCAGCCGCAAGACCGAAGAAGGCGACACCGTCGGCTACCGGGTCATCCGGGGCGGGCGGGCCTTCCGCATTCCCATCCTGGAAAAGGTGTCGTGGATGGACCTCACGACCATTCCGCTGGACCTTACGGTCGAGAACGCCTTCTCGCGCGGGGGTATTCCCCTGCGTATCCACGCGGTCGCCAACGTCAAGATCAACGCCGAAGACCCGCAACTCGGCAACGCCATCGAGCGGTTTCTGGACGTGCCGCGTGAGGCCGTGACCAACATCGTGCGCGACACGCTGGAAGGCAACCTGCGCGGCGTGATCGCCACCCTGACGCCCGAGGAGATCAACCAGGACCGGTTGCGCTTCGCCGAGTCGCTCATCGACGAGGCTGAGCACGACATGCACAACCTCGGGATCAAGCTCGACACGCTCAAGATCCAGAACGTGTCGGACGTGGCGGGCTACCTCGAATCGCTGGGCCGCCGCCAGACTGCCGAGGTGCTCAAGGAGGCCCGCATTGCCGAGGCCGAGCGTAACGCCGAGGCCACGCAGTCCGAGGCCCAGGCGCTGCAGCGCAGCCAGGTCGCACAGGCCATCGCGCAGCAGGCCATCCTGGAAGAGCAGAACAAACTCGAAGTCCGCAAGACCGAACTGAGCGCCGTGCAGCTCTCGCGCCAGAACGAGGCAGCCGTCGAGTCCGAACTCGCCAAGGTGCGCGCCACGCAGAGCTTCGAGCAGGAGCAGGCGGCCCTGGAAGCCACCCTGAGACAGCGCCGGGCCGAGGCGCAGCGCCAGGCCCGCATCATTGAGGCGCAGCAGAACGCCGAGGCGGCCGAGGTCGAGGCGCAGGCCAGGCAGCGCGCCACCATCGCCCAGACCACGGCCCAGCAGGCGATTCTGGAGCGCGAAAACGAGTTGCGTATCCGCCGCGCCGAGCTGGAGGCGGTCGCCGCCGCCCGCGAGAACGAGGCCAAGGTGAACGCCGAGCGCGCCCGCGTGGTCGCCGAACAGGAGCTCGAGCAGGAGCGCGTAGTCCTGAACCAGAAGCGCCTGGAAGCCGACGTGGTGGCCCCGGCCCGCGCCCGCCGCGAAGCCGAACTGCTCGCGGCGCAGGCCGCCGCCGCGCCGATCGTCGAAGAGGGCCGCGCCAAGGCCCAGGCCGTCGCGCTGATGGTCGAGGCCTTCCGTCAGGCCGGCCCCGAGGGCGAACGCGCCTACGTCCTGAACATGCTGCCGGGCATCGTCGAACAGTTCGCCGCGTCGGTACAGGGCATGCAGATCGACAAGCTCACGGTCATCGACTCGGGCGACGGCCGCGCCACCCGCAGCGCGGTTCAAACGCTGCCCACCAACATCATCGGGATGGTCGAGCAGGTCGAGACCGCGACCGGTGTCAACCTCCTGAGTCTCCTGCGCGGCGCGGGCACCGTTCCGGCCACCGCCAACGGGGCCGGCCCCCACGCGCCCGAAGCCAAGCCGAGCGCCTGA
- a CDS encoding organic hydroperoxide resistance protein has protein sequence MSNLYTAEAVATGGRAGKTRSTDGRLDLDLSVPAAIGGDDGPGTNPEQLFAMGYAACFQGALSVVARRQKVEIPEGSTVTARVGLERAGLAFALNVELVGTFPGLEREQAQALMDATYDVCPYSVATKGNVETTLTVA, from the coding sequence ATGAGTAACCTCTACACCGCAGAAGCCGTGGCGACCGGAGGCCGCGCCGGCAAGACCCGCAGCACCGATGGCCGTCTGGACCTCGACCTGAGCGTGCCCGCCGCCATCGGAGGCGACGACGGCCCCGGCACCAACCCCGAGCAGCTGTTCGCCATGGGCTACGCGGCCTGCTTTCAGGGCGCCCTGAGCGTGGTGGCCCGCCGCCAGAAGGTCGAGATCCCCGAGGGCAGCACCGTCACTGCCCGTGTGGGCCTGGAGCGCGCCGGGCTGGCCTTCGCGCTCAACGTCGAACTCGTGGGCACCTTCCCCGGTTTGGAGCGCGAGCAGGCGCAGGCCCTGATGGACGCCACCTACGACGTATGCCCCTATAGCGTCGCCACCAAGGGCAATGTCGAGACGACCCTGACCGTCGCGTAA